In the Nakamurella alba genome, one interval contains:
- a CDS encoding phosphotransferase family protein yields MSSVSTAAPPGTADASAPDGEAGRITRQLTDFLAGKPDGAGRVTNVRRAGSGRSRDNWLFDLVGPAGTEELILRTDPDGGLIDTDRAVEFEVLRGLAGSGLPTPTARWLDTTGEPFGRPGLIMGRLPGRCDYRVLRDPARPTAEKRELAAAFCDLLAAVHGVDHRALGLDRTLPDPGPAAARAELDRWTAVLRQDQLEPWPELDYAAAVLAEKAPECAARVLVHADFKPGNILVDAGRVSALLDWELAHLGDPLEDLGWVTQPLRSAEHTIENDWTAEHLIAHYEQATGITTDRAALAWWVAFSSYKTAVMQVSGLRAFLEGRADEPYRPTRRVLATLLDATGEPA; encoded by the coding sequence ATGAGCTCCGTCTCCACCGCCGCGCCACCGGGCACGGCCGACGCATCCGCACCGGACGGGGAGGCCGGCCGGATCACCCGGCAGCTGACCGACTTCCTGGCCGGGAAGCCGGATGGCGCCGGCCGGGTCACGAACGTCCGGCGGGCCGGCAGCGGCCGGTCCCGGGACAACTGGCTGTTCGACCTGGTCGGGCCCGCCGGCACCGAGGAACTGATCCTGCGCACCGACCCGGACGGCGGCCTGATCGACACCGACCGTGCCGTCGAGTTCGAGGTGCTGCGCGGTCTCGCCGGCAGCGGGCTGCCCACACCGACCGCGCGCTGGCTCGACACCACCGGCGAGCCCTTCGGCCGACCGGGGCTGATCATGGGCCGATTGCCGGGCCGCTGCGACTACCGGGTACTGCGTGACCCGGCCCGACCGACCGCCGAGAAGCGGGAACTGGCAGCGGCTTTCTGCGACCTGCTGGCCGCGGTGCACGGCGTCGACCACCGGGCCCTCGGCCTGGACCGCACGCTGCCCGATCCGGGACCGGCGGCCGCGCGGGCCGAGCTGGACCGCTGGACCGCGGTGCTGCGGCAGGACCAGCTCGAGCCGTGGCCCGAACTCGACTACGCGGCCGCGGTTCTCGCCGAGAAGGCGCCGGAGTGCGCGGCACGGGTACTGGTGCACGCCGACTTCAAGCCGGGCAACATCCTCGTCGACGCCGGCCGGGTCAGTGCGCTGCTGGACTGGGAACTGGCACACCTCGGCGACCCGCTGGAGGACCTGGGTTGGGTCACCCAACCGCTGCGCTCGGCCGAGCACACCATCGAGAACGACTGGACCGCCGAGCATCTGATCGCACACTACGAGCAGGCCACCGGGATCACCACGGACCGGGCCGCACTGGCCTGGTGGGTGGCGTTCTCCTCCTACAAGACCGCGGTGATGCAGGTGAGCGGGCTGCGGGCGTTCCTCGAGGGGCGCGCCGACGAGCCCTACCGACCCACCCGCCGGGTGCTGGCCACCCTGCTCGACGCCACCGGGGAGCCGGCATGA
- a CDS encoding acetyl-CoA hydrolase/transferase family protein: MSAPDWVQLLRPTDLVVVAQGTGEPTPLLEQLLEHGPEGAEVFVGLSHSTALLRPTRTTLLSFGALGPLGRPPLRGRVGVIPAHFDDLARVLPCRGRDLVLLVQVGPADAAGTHGLGLAVDHTYELRDRARLVIAEVNDQLPDTTAPRLPATGFAAAVPTSRVLPQIPAGLPGEVQQRIANHVAGLVPDGATLQLGISSVAAAIGAALHGRRDLGVRSTLAGDWLLGLARAGALRPGAVTISEAAGSAALYDWVVQAGVDIRPVPDILAPAAAGTVDDFVAVNSALQVDLTGQVNAEQTPAGHVGAIGGQAEYLRAAQRCPGGRSVIALPSVTSGGASRIVGRLHPGTVTTARSSVDFVVTEHGVADLRGRTVSERAALIVAVAAPGHRAALREGTAA, translated from the coding sequence GTGAGCGCCCCGGACTGGGTGCAGCTGCTGCGTCCCACCGACCTGGTGGTGGTCGCCCAGGGCACCGGCGAACCCACCCCGCTGCTGGAGCAGCTGCTCGAGCACGGCCCGGAGGGCGCCGAGGTGTTCGTCGGGCTGTCGCACAGCACCGCGCTGCTGCGGCCGACCCGGACCACCCTGCTGTCCTTCGGGGCGCTCGGGCCGCTCGGCCGGCCGCCGCTGCGCGGCCGGGTCGGGGTGATCCCCGCGCACTTCGACGATCTCGCCCGGGTGCTGCCCTGCCGCGGCCGGGACCTGGTGCTGCTGGTGCAGGTCGGCCCGGCCGACGCCGCCGGCACCCACGGCCTGGGCCTGGCCGTGGACCACACCTACGAGCTCCGGGACCGGGCCCGCCTGGTGATCGCCGAGGTCAACGACCAACTGCCGGACACCACCGCGCCGCGACTGCCGGCGACCGGTTTCGCCGCGGCCGTGCCGACATCACGTGTCCTGCCGCAGATCCCGGCCGGCCTGCCGGGAGAGGTCCAGCAGCGCATCGCCAATCACGTGGCCGGGCTGGTGCCGGACGGCGCCACCCTGCAGCTCGGGATCTCCTCCGTCGCCGCCGCGATCGGTGCGGCCCTGCACGGTCGTCGGGATCTCGGGGTCCGGTCCACGCTGGCCGGGGACTGGCTGCTCGGGCTGGCCCGGGCCGGCGCGCTGCGCCCGGGTGCGGTGACGATCAGCGAGGCGGCCGGTTCCGCGGCACTCTACGACTGGGTCGTGCAGGCCGGCGTCGACATCCGGCCGGTGCCGGACATTCTCGCCCCGGCAGCCGCTGGCACCGTCGACGACTTCGTCGCGGTGAACTCGGCGCTGCAGGTGGACCTCACCGGTCAGGTGAACGCCGAGCAGACGCCCGCCGGTCACGTCGGCGCGATCGGCGGGCAGGCCGAGTACCTGCGTGCCGCCCAGCGCTGCCCCGGTGGCCGATCGGTGATCGCGCTGCCGTCGGTCACCTCCGGCGGGGCGTCCCGGATCGTCGGCCGGCTGCATCCCGGCACCGTCACCACCGCCCGCTCGTCCGTCGACTTCGTCGTCACCGAACACGGTGTCGCCGATCTGCGCGGGCGCACCGTCTCCGAGCGGGCCGCCCTCATCGTCGCCGTCGCGGCACCGGGTCACCGGGCCGCGCTCCGGGAAGGAACCGCCGCATGA
- a CDS encoding cyclase family protein: protein MTGNWGRWGADDQSGALHLVTPEVTRRAVATVREGRTLSLAQPLGPGSPSPGHRAGPARYMTRDAGDYALGARSPGGFRFAEDVVQFPTHSGTHVDALSHVWSGDHLYNEHPASSTRSTRGAQRCGAEHLFPVTTRGILVDLVAATGAPLSPRTAVTHADLERGIAEAGVTPEPGDAVLIRTGWWESDGAAGDHFSDEPGIDEAAAQWLADRDVALVGADNYAVEQQTDVPGFPAHLVLLHRYGVPLIENLELAPLAGALAAAGRSAFLFVFAPVPLVGSTAAPVTPVAVL, encoded by the coding sequence GTGACCGGGAACTGGGGACGCTGGGGCGCGGACGACCAGTCCGGTGCCCTGCACCTGGTCACCCCCGAGGTGACCCGACGGGCGGTGGCAACGGTCCGGGAGGGCCGCACGCTGTCGCTCGCGCAGCCGCTGGGCCCGGGCAGCCCGTCCCCGGGACACCGCGCGGGGCCCGCCCGGTACATGACCCGGGACGCCGGCGACTACGCGCTGGGTGCCCGCAGTCCCGGCGGCTTCCGGTTCGCCGAGGACGTCGTCCAGTTCCCGACGCACAGCGGCACCCACGTCGACGCGCTGTCCCACGTCTGGTCCGGCGACCACCTCTACAACGAGCACCCGGCGAGCTCCACCCGCAGCACCCGCGGTGCCCAGCGCTGCGGCGCCGAGCACCTCTTCCCGGTGACCACCCGCGGGATCCTGGTCGACCTGGTGGCGGCCACCGGTGCGCCGCTGTCGCCGCGCACCGCCGTCACCCACGCCGACCTGGAGCGCGGCATCGCCGAGGCCGGGGTGACGCCGGAGCCGGGCGACGCGGTGCTGATCCGCACCGGCTGGTGGGAGTCGGACGGCGCGGCCGGGGACCACTTCTCCGACGAGCCCGGGATCGACGAGGCGGCCGCGCAGTGGCTGGCCGACCGCGACGTGGCGCTGGTCGGCGCCGACAACTACGCGGTCGAGCAGCAGACCGACGTCCCCGGTTTCCCGGCGCATCTGGTGCTGCTGCACCGGTACGGCGTCCCGCTGATCGAGAACCTGGAGCTCGCGCCACTGGCCGGGGCGTTGGCCGCGGCCGGCCGGTCCGCCTTCCTGTTCGTCTTCGCCCCGGTGCCGCTCGTCGGATCCACCGCGGCGCCGGTCACCCCGGTGGCGGTGCTGTGA
- a CDS encoding class I adenylate-forming enzyme family protein, translating to MDDDRAVTTAATPPPAATLPELIDALAASSAPDHEAVVAGDVRMTYAELGARTRDAAKALRALGVDEGDVVALMAPNTADWIPAAVGAMRCGARVDAFNTWAKAYDLEHLLRSSGASVLLLPARVRSTDLLADVRSLVPELDGGSLPGARFPALRHVVVLDAAPSAGTLSWDGLLEQHHGDPEIVEPAGRGAEPAFVLYTSGSTSAPKAVPLCHRHLVENGFHIGERMGLDAADRVWLGSPLFWSYGCANSMMATFTHGATLVLQEHFTAPTAAALLAAERVTAAYLLPTMIDALVTGNAAQVRAIGSLRTGLTIGRPDVIDRAVDDLGIPGICNIYGSTETYGNCCVTDHRMPLARRRTSQGEPLPGVQVRIVDAEGAEVPAGEPGEAQVRGRLTPGYLGDAAANAAAFTADGWFRTGDRLRIEPDGAVAFVDRTGDMIKTSGINVSPAEVEGFLAGHPGVREVLVVGAPHPSKDEVVVAFVVPQDPALLAAELTQYARSRIAGYKVPHLIEIVDELPRTSTGKLVRRDLRSRAAELVAEREAGR from the coding sequence ATGGACGACGACCGAGCCGTGACCACAGCAGCCACGCCGCCACCGGCGGCCACCCTGCCGGAGCTGATCGACGCGCTGGCCGCGTCGTCCGCCCCGGACCACGAGGCCGTGGTCGCCGGAGACGTGCGGATGACGTACGCGGAGCTGGGTGCCCGGACCCGGGACGCGGCCAAGGCACTGCGGGCACTCGGGGTGGACGAGGGCGACGTCGTCGCGCTGATGGCGCCGAACACCGCGGACTGGATCCCGGCCGCCGTCGGCGCCATGCGCTGCGGTGCCCGCGTCGACGCCTTCAACACCTGGGCCAAGGCCTACGACCTCGAGCACCTGCTGCGCTCGTCCGGGGCGTCGGTGCTGCTGCTGCCGGCGCGGGTGCGCAGCACCGACCTGCTGGCCGATGTCCGCTCCCTGGTGCCCGAACTCGACGGCGGCTCCTTGCCCGGTGCGCGTTTCCCGGCGCTGCGGCACGTGGTCGTGCTGGATGCCGCACCGTCCGCCGGCACCCTCTCCTGGGACGGGCTGCTGGAGCAGCACCACGGCGACCCGGAAATCGTCGAGCCTGCCGGGCGCGGTGCGGAGCCGGCCTTCGTCCTCTACACCTCCGGGTCCACCAGCGCGCCGAAGGCGGTGCCGCTGTGCCACCGGCACCTGGTGGAGAACGGGTTCCACATCGGCGAGCGGATGGGGCTCGACGCCGCCGACCGGGTCTGGCTGGGCTCGCCGTTGTTCTGGAGCTACGGCTGCGCCAACTCGATGATGGCGACGTTCACCCACGGCGCGACCCTGGTGCTGCAGGAGCACTTCACCGCGCCGACGGCCGCTGCACTGTTGGCCGCGGAGCGGGTGACCGCGGCCTACCTGTTGCCGACGATGATCGATGCGCTGGTCACCGGCAACGCCGCGCAGGTGCGGGCGATCGGGTCGCTGCGCACCGGGCTGACCATCGGCCGGCCGGACGTGATCGACCGCGCCGTCGACGATCTCGGCATCCCGGGGATCTGCAACATCTACGGCTCCACCGAGACCTACGGCAACTGCTGCGTCACCGACCACCGGATGCCACTTGCCCGCCGCCGCACCTCCCAGGGGGAACCGCTGCCCGGCGTGCAGGTGCGGATCGTCGATGCCGAAGGCGCCGAGGTGCCGGCCGGCGAGCCCGGTGAGGCGCAGGTTCGCGGCCGGCTGACGCCCGGGTACCTGGGCGACGCGGCGGCGAACGCGGCCGCGTTCACCGCGGACGGCTGGTTCCGCACCGGCGACCGGTTGCGGATCGAGCCGGACGGTGCGGTGGCCTTCGTCGACCGCACCGGCGACATGATCAAGACCTCCGGCATCAACGTCTCGCCCGCCGAGGTGGAGGGCTTCCTGGCAGGCCATCCCGGTGTGCGCGAGGTGCTGGTCGTCGGAGCGCCGCACCCGTCCAAGGACGAGGTGGTGGTGGCGTTCGTGGTGCCACAGGATCCGGCGCTGCTCGCGGCGGAGCTGACGCAATACGCGCGCAGCCGGATCGCCGGCTACAAGGTGCCGCACCTGATCGAGATCGTCGACGAGCTGCCACGCACCTCCACCGGCAAGCTGGTCCGCCGTGACCTGCGGTCCCGCGCCGCCGAACTGGTGGCCGAGCGGGAGGCCGGACGGTGA
- a CDS encoding IclR family transcriptional regulator, translating into MSTIDRYARTFDVLELLIGRPDGLTATEISKRLGLPLSSSHNLLQRMVTAEVVTLADDLRYSLGPRAVQLGIRIVDGLEVRAIARRHLLELARVTGDDIYLAVPFGRRVAYVDRFPGTQPVTVDIRLGQSLYLHATSVGKLFAAHDRQLRRRLFSQERPQLTSHTLTTEAELEAELARIVQQGHAISREEAIIGVVGIAVPIRDDRGALVAAIHISALSNRMDDAVEADLLAAARTAGRLIERDLGRLHDTGSVDGPAGIDSRAAG; encoded by the coding sequence ATGAGCACGATCGACAGGTACGCCCGGACGTTCGACGTGCTCGAACTCCTCATCGGGCGGCCGGACGGGCTCACCGCCACCGAGATCAGCAAGCGCCTCGGACTGCCGCTGAGCAGCAGCCACAACCTGCTGCAGCGGATGGTCACCGCCGAGGTGGTGACCCTGGCCGACGACCTGCGGTACTCGCTCGGACCGCGGGCCGTGCAGCTCGGCATCCGGATCGTCGACGGCCTGGAGGTGCGCGCGATCGCCCGCCGGCACCTGCTGGAGCTGGCCCGGGTCACCGGTGACGACATCTATCTGGCCGTGCCGTTCGGCCGCCGGGTCGCCTACGTCGACCGCTTCCCCGGCACCCAGCCGGTCACCGTCGACATCCGTCTCGGCCAGTCGCTGTACCTGCACGCGACCTCGGTCGGGAAGCTGTTCGCCGCGCACGACCGGCAGCTGCGGCGGCGGCTGTTCTCCCAGGAGCGGCCGCAGCTGACCTCGCACACGCTGACCACCGAGGCCGAGCTGGAGGCGGAGCTGGCCCGCATCGTGCAGCAGGGGCACGCGATCAGCCGCGAGGAAGCCATCATCGGCGTGGTCGGCATCGCGGTCCCCATCCGCGACGACCGGGGAGCCCTGGTCGCGGCGATCCACATCTCCGCGCTGAGCAACCGGATGGACGACGCCGTGGAGGCCGACCTGCTGGCCGCCGCCCGGACCGCCGGCCGGTTGATCGAACGGGACCTGGGCCGGCTGCACGACACCGGGTCCGTCGACGGCCCGGCCGGCATCGACTCCCGCGCTGCCGGCTGA
- a CDS encoding AfsR/SARP family transcriptional regulator: protein MTPVVGVLGPVIAQDATGADIDLRGPRHRELLALLVAAGGRAVSSTTLVDELWPADPPDGAVAAVRTFVAALRRALEPDRAPRTAPVVLVTEGGGYALRLPTADVDAWAVEAALGGIGNDPQEVVARLPAVLRRWRGPAYAGFDHSARLSAERRRLSELRADAVQQLARARLDTGDVSGAIRDLDPFVDENPWRETGWRLLATALYRADRRGDALAVLDRARHRLADELGLDPGPEIDALYTDILQRAAHLKPTPADRAFDRAAESLRSAGGRSRWEGTLGLLRTLAVTGADGLAAAREQRWTAIETATATGDPVLAARVIGGFDVPGAWTTSDDPDLARRIATAAMQALDGLGDRHPALRARLLATAAIELRGVPGPRGPEAATRAESLARELQDPALLAFALSGRYLQSYGRAGLARERDEIGAELVTLAARHDLPNHHVLGHLVRMQALTALGDPGAAGQHADEADRLGSEHERPLVRLFTDGFRIVAAVPDRPVARSQQSFRELAARLELTGMPGVSRGLLALQLVSLSLAHGLPVEASVGELDPGPYRPWITPHLLLAQGQPDSAAAALAHLPDPDPGLPLEVLWCLAAAAADIVGDTVLLARARTALAPAAAEIAAGSGLVTAGPVARYLR from the coding sequence GTGACGCCGGTCGTCGGGGTGCTCGGGCCGGTCATCGCGCAGGATGCCACCGGCGCGGACATCGACCTGCGCGGCCCCCGGCACCGGGAACTGCTGGCGCTGCTGGTGGCGGCGGGCGGCCGCGCCGTGTCCTCGACGACCCTGGTCGACGAGCTGTGGCCGGCGGACCCACCCGACGGTGCGGTCGCGGCGGTCCGCACCTTCGTCGCGGCACTGCGCCGTGCGCTGGAACCGGACCGTGCGCCGCGCACGGCGCCGGTCGTGCTGGTCACCGAGGGCGGCGGTTATGCGCTCCGGTTGCCGACCGCGGATGTCGATGCCTGGGCGGTCGAGGCGGCACTGGGTGGGATCGGCAACGACCCGCAGGAGGTGGTCGCGCGGTTGCCGGCGGTGCTGCGCCGGTGGCGCGGACCGGCCTACGCCGGGTTCGACCACTCCGCCCGGCTGTCGGCCGAGCGCCGTCGGCTGTCGGAGCTGCGGGCCGATGCCGTGCAGCAGCTGGCCCGGGCCCGGCTCGACACCGGCGACGTGTCCGGCGCGATCCGCGACCTGGACCCGTTCGTCGACGAGAACCCCTGGCGGGAGACGGGATGGCGGCTACTGGCCACCGCGCTGTACCGCGCCGACCGGCGTGGCGACGCACTGGCCGTGCTGGACCGCGCCCGGCACCGGCTGGCGGACGAGCTGGGGCTGGACCCGGGACCGGAGATCGATGCGCTGTACACCGACATCCTGCAGCGGGCAGCACATCTCAAGCCGACGCCGGCGGACCGGGCGTTCGACAGGGCGGCGGAGAGCCTCCGGTCGGCCGGTGGTCGGTCCCGGTGGGAGGGCACCCTCGGCCTGCTGCGCACCCTGGCGGTGACCGGCGCCGACGGGCTGGCCGCGGCGCGCGAGCAACGCTGGACCGCCATCGAGACCGCAACGGCCACCGGTGATCCCGTGCTCGCCGCGCGGGTGATCGGCGGCTTCGACGTGCCTGGTGCGTGGACCACCTCGGACGACCCGGACCTCGCCCGCCGTATCGCCACCGCGGCGATGCAGGCACTGGACGGGCTCGGTGACCGCCATCCGGCGTTGCGCGCGCGGCTGCTGGCGACCGCGGCGATCGAGCTGCGCGGGGTGCCGGGACCGCGCGGCCCGGAGGCAGCGACCCGTGCGGAGTCGCTGGCCAGGGAGCTGCAGGACCCGGCGCTGCTCGCCTTCGCCCTGTCCGGGCGGTACCTGCAGTCCTACGGACGGGCCGGCCTGGCGCGTGAGCGCGACGAGATCGGCGCCGAGCTCGTCACTCTCGCCGCACGGCACGACCTGCCGAACCATCATGTGCTGGGTCATCTGGTGCGGATGCAGGCCCTGACCGCGCTCGGCGACCCCGGCGCCGCCGGCCAGCACGCGGACGAGGCGGACCGGCTCGGGTCGGAGCACGAGCGCCCGCTGGTCCGGTTGTTCACCGACGGTTTCCGGATCGTGGCCGCGGTGCCGGACCGGCCGGTGGCGCGGTCGCAGCAGTCGTTCCGCGAGTTGGCCGCCCGGCTCGAGCTGACCGGGATGCCCGGGGTGTCGCGCGGATTGCTGGCGCTGCAACTGGTCTCGCTGTCCCTCGCACATGGGTTGCCGGTGGAGGCGTCGGTCGGCGAGCTGGACCCGGGGCCGTACCGGCCGTGGATCACCCCGCACCTGCTGCTGGCGCAGGGCCAACCCGACAGCGCGGCCGCCGCCCTCGCTCACCTCCCGGATCCGGACCCCGGTCTGCCGCTCGAGGTGCTCTGGTGCCTGGCCGCCGCGGCCGCCGACATCGTCGGCGACACCGTTCTTCTCGCGCGTGCCCGGACGGCACTGGCGCCGGCGGCGGCCGAGATCGCGGCCGGCAGCGGGCTGGTGACCGCCGGTCCGGTGGCGCGGTACCTGCGCTGA
- a CDS encoding alpha/beta fold hydrolase: MTATPQIPGFDTVDVPVADGVSLHAAVGGTGTSGTPIVLLHGFPQTHLMWRHVAPALAAEHPVICPDLRGYGDSDKPAEAGPDTYSKRTMAADVVALAAALGHDRFALAGHDRGALVAIRAGLDHPGTVSHLLSLDVLPTLDMWDILHGAPAAVAWHLYLMAQPPGLPERMIATTADEFFGSFIDGWIADPAAIPADVRERYLTASREAVTSIVADYRASAGIDLEQDTADRAAGRTLQLPVTVLQQDWGTQLGFDPVALWGAWAPDLRHRLVKTGHFMAEEAPDLVVEEIRALVSR, encoded by the coding sequence ATGACTGCAACCCCACAGATCCCCGGATTCGACACCGTCGACGTGCCGGTGGCCGACGGAGTCTCGCTGCACGCCGCGGTCGGCGGCACCGGCACGTCCGGCACGCCGATCGTGCTGCTGCACGGCTTCCCGCAGACCCACCTGATGTGGCGGCACGTCGCCCCGGCGCTGGCCGCGGAGCACCCGGTGATCTGCCCCGACCTGCGCGGCTACGGGGACAGCGACAAGCCGGCGGAGGCCGGGCCGGACACCTACAGCAAGCGGACGATGGCCGCCGACGTGGTGGCACTGGCCGCTGCGCTGGGCCACGACCGGTTCGCGTTGGCCGGCCATGACCGCGGCGCGCTGGTCGCGATCCGCGCCGGGCTGGACCACCCCGGGACGGTGAGTCACCTGCTGTCCCTCGACGTGCTGCCCACCCTCGACATGTGGGACATCCTGCACGGCGCGCCGGCTGCGGTCGCCTGGCACCTCTACCTGATGGCGCAGCCGCCCGGATTGCCGGAGCGGATGATCGCCACCACCGCGGACGAGTTCTTCGGCTCCTTCATCGACGGCTGGATCGCCGATCCGGCCGCGATCCCGGCGGACGTCCGCGAGCGCTACCTGACGGCGTCCCGCGAGGCGGTCACGTCGATCGTGGCGGACTACCGGGCGTCGGCCGGGATCGACCTGGAGCAGGACACGGCGGACCGGGCGGCCGGCCGCACGTTGCAGCTGCCGGTCACGGTGCTGCAGCAGGACTGGGGGACGCAGCTCGGGTTCGACCCGGTCGCGCTCTGGGGTGCGTGGGCGCCGGATCTGCGGCACCGGCTGGTCAAGACCGGTCACTTCATGGCCGAGGAGGCCCCGGACCTGGTGGTCGAGGAGATCCGCGCGCTCGTCAGCCGGTGA
- the crcB gene encoding fluoride efflux transporter CrcB: MNVLLVVAGAAIGAPLRYLLDRVVQTVTGSGFPLGTMAVNTLGCLVLGLVAGAALPSWAVLLLATGFCGALTTYSTFSFETVRLAERGPRWSAVLNVVGTLVLGSAAVWLGLLITG, encoded by the coding sequence GTGAACGTGCTGCTGGTGGTGGCCGGCGCGGCGATCGGGGCGCCGCTGCGGTACCTGCTGGACCGGGTGGTGCAGACGGTGACCGGCAGCGGGTTCCCGCTCGGCACGATGGCCGTCAACACTCTCGGCTGCCTCGTCCTCGGCCTGGTCGCCGGGGCCGCGCTGCCGTCCTGGGCCGTGCTGCTGCTGGCCACCGGCTTCTGCGGCGCCCTCACCACCTACTCCACCTTCTCCTTCGAGACGGTCCGGCTGGCCGAGCGCGGCCCCCGGTGGTCGGCGGTGCTGAACGTGGTCGGCACCCTGGTGCTGGGCAGCGCGGCGGTCTGGCTCGGCCTGCTGATCACCGGCTGA
- a CDS encoding fluoride efflux transporter FluC → MPRTFWRLVEPVDADVDLRDPRQRAELRRRHGSVLGAVALGGAVGALARYGIGLLWPAAPGTIPWDVLVINVSGSLLIGVLMVLVVERPGAHRLLRPLLGTGVLGGYTTFSTYALDVHRLVEGGHPGAAAGYLVGTLAGALFGTWAGLVLTRRAVGHR, encoded by the coding sequence GTGCCGCGAACGTTCTGGAGGCTGGTCGAGCCGGTCGACGCCGACGTCGACCTGCGCGACCCCCGGCAGCGAGCCGAACTGCGCCGGCGGCACGGCTCGGTGCTCGGCGCGGTGGCCCTGGGTGGCGCGGTCGGCGCGCTCGCGCGGTACGGGATCGGCCTGCTGTGGCCGGCGGCGCCCGGCACGATCCCGTGGGACGTGCTGGTCATCAACGTCAGCGGCAGCCTGCTGATCGGTGTGCTGATGGTGCTGGTCGTCGAGCGACCGGGTGCCCACCGGCTGCTGCGGCCGCTGCTCGGCACCGGCGTGCTGGGCGGGTACACCACCTTCTCGACGTATGCCCTGGACGTGCACCGGCTGGTCGAGGGCGGGCACCCGGGTGCGGCCGCCGGCTACCTGGTCGGCACCTTGGCCGGCGCGTTGTTCGGCACCTGGGCCGGGCTGGTGCTCACCCGCCGGGCGGTGGGGCACCGGTGA
- a CDS encoding VOC family protein, with amino-acid sequence MSGIAAWLTVGDASAAVAFYGTAFGAAVVHRTEIDGQVIVARLSLAGSEFWVQQDDGVDPAARAPQAVAAVRMIVSNDDPDDAFARAVATGAIAVADPHTEHGWRTGRVRDPFGHEWELSREL; translated from the coding sequence ATGTCGGGGATCGCAGCGTGGTTGACGGTGGGCGACGCGTCGGCGGCGGTCGCCTTCTACGGCACGGCCTTCGGCGCGGCGGTGGTGCACCGCACCGAGATCGACGGGCAGGTGATCGTCGCGCGGCTGTCGCTGGCCGGGTCGGAGTTCTGGGTGCAGCAGGACGACGGGGTCGACCCGGCGGCCCGGGCGCCGCAGGCGGTCGCGGCGGTCCGGATGATCGTGAGCAACGACGATCCGGACGACGCCTTCGCCCGGGCGGTGGCGACGGGGGCCATCGCGGTCGCCGACCCGCACACCGAGCACGGCTGGCGCACCGGCCGGGTGCGCGACCCGTTCGGCCACGAGTGGGAACTGTCCCGGGAGCTGTGA
- a CDS encoding TetR/AcrR family transcriptional regulator, whose translation MPEDVPRRRADAVRNERTLLDAAAAAFVAAGVSAPVRDIAKRAGVGVGTIYRHFPTRADLVVAVYKHQVQACVEAGPELLASADTPHQALAGWIDLFVDFLVTKHGLAEAMQSDDAGFRTLHAWFLEQLVPVCGQLLDAAVGAGQIRGDIEPLVLMFAVGNLCMGAGDPRYDPRLMAGVLVAGLAR comes from the coding sequence GTGCCCGAGGACGTCCCGCGCCGGCGCGCGGATGCGGTGCGCAACGAGCGCACCCTGCTGGACGCCGCGGCCGCCGCCTTCGTCGCCGCCGGGGTGTCCGCGCCGGTCCGGGACATCGCGAAGCGGGCCGGGGTCGGGGTCGGCACCATCTACCGGCACTTCCCGACCCGGGCCGACCTGGTCGTCGCCGTCTACAAGCACCAGGTGCAGGCCTGCGTCGAGGCCGGGCCGGAACTGCTCGCCTCCGCCGACACGCCGCATCAGGCGCTGGCCGGGTGGATCGACCTGTTCGTCGACTTCCTGGTCACCAAGCACGGTCTCGCCGAGGCGATGCAGTCCGACGACGCCGGATTCCGCACCCTGCACGCCTGGTTCCTGGAGCAGCTGGTCCCGGTGTGCGGGCAACTGCTGGACGCGGCGGTGGGCGCAGGCCAGATCCGCGGGGACATCGAGCCGCTGGTGCTGATGTTCGCCGTCGGCAACCTCTGCATGGGCGCCGGCGACCCGCGCTACGACCCGCGACTGATGGCCGGGGTGCTGGTCGCCGGGCTCGCCCGCTGA